In a single window of the Streptomyces cinnabarinus genome:
- a CDS encoding maleylacetate reductase yields MQDSEPLAFTHDFPPVRTVLRPGAALTATPEEARRLGLRRLLVLCGARGADTARAVADALGERCAGVHAEARMHVPVEVADRAVAAVRAAGADGCVAVGGGSSIGLGKAVALRTGLPLIAVPSTYSGSEMTAVWGLTEHGAKRTGRDPVVQPRSVVYDPDLTLSLPVPLSLTSGVNAIAHAVEALWAPDASPLTALTAEEGIRVMARALPAVAAEPGSLPARSQALHGAWLCGLSLGAATMGLHHKLCHVLGGSYGLPHAETHTLVLPHVLAHNAPAAPEAVAAIARALDTDDAPRALWELPRAPGVPRSLAELGLAEADLARAADQVTREVPENPRTVTADGVLRILRGAYEGAAPMP; encoded by the coding sequence GTGCAGGACAGCGAGCCCCTCGCATTCACCCACGACTTCCCGCCGGTGCGGACCGTGCTGCGCCCCGGTGCCGCCCTCACCGCCACCCCGGAGGAGGCCCGGCGACTGGGCCTGCGGCGGCTGTTGGTGCTCTGCGGAGCGCGCGGCGCCGACACCGCGCGGGCCGTCGCGGACGCCCTCGGCGAGCGCTGCGCCGGGGTGCACGCCGAGGCCCGGATGCACGTCCCCGTCGAGGTCGCCGACCGGGCCGTGGCGGCGGTGCGCGCGGCGGGCGCCGACGGCTGTGTCGCGGTCGGCGGCGGCTCCTCCATCGGTCTCGGCAAGGCCGTCGCCCTGCGCACCGGCCTGCCCCTGATCGCCGTACCGTCCACCTATTCCGGCTCGGAGATGACCGCCGTGTGGGGCCTGACCGAGCACGGCGCCAAGCGCACCGGCCGGGACCCGGTGGTCCAGCCCCGCAGCGTCGTCTACGACCCGGACCTGACCCTCTCCCTGCCGGTGCCGCTCTCCCTCACCAGCGGCGTCAACGCCATCGCGCACGCCGTCGAGGCCCTGTGGGCGCCCGACGCCTCGCCCCTGACCGCGCTCACGGCCGAGGAGGGCATCCGGGTCATGGCGCGGGCGCTGCCGGCGGTGGCCGCCGAGCCCGGGTCCCTCCCGGCCAGGAGCCAGGCCCTGCACGGGGCCTGGCTGTGCGGACTGAGCCTCGGCGCCGCCACCATGGGCCTGCACCACAAGCTCTGCCATGTCCTCGGCGGCTCCTACGGCCTGCCGCACGCCGAGACGCACACGCTGGTGCTGCCACACGTCCTCGCCCACAACGCGCCCGCCGCCCCCGAAGCCGTCGCGGCCATCGCCCGCGCCCTCGACACCGACGACGCCCCGCGCGCCCTGTGGGAACTTCCCCGCGCACCGGGCGTCCCCCGCTCCCTCGCCGAACTCGGTCTGGCCGAGGCCGACTTGGCGCGGGCGGCGGACCAGGTCACCCGGGAGGTGCCGGAGAATCCGCGGACGGTGACGGCGGACGGAGTGCTGCGGATCCTGCGCGGGGCGTACGAGGGTGCGGCGCCGATGCCGTAG
- a CDS encoding GntR family transcriptional regulator has protein sequence MPNEARPSTGEQAKQHALAQLRQAILHGEMAPAQRLVENELAEQFGVTRASIRAALIDLEAQGLVERIRNRGSRVRVVTVEEAVAITECRMVLEGLCAAKAAVAAGDEQLAELTELGTAMTKAVADGEPVTYSDLNHELHTRIREFSGQRTALELLERLNAQLVRHRFQLALRPGRPQQSLNEHLAMIEAIRARDPEAAETAVRAHLSSVIEALRD, from the coding sequence ATGCCGAATGAAGCCCGTCCGAGCACCGGGGAGCAGGCCAAACAGCACGCGCTCGCGCAGCTGCGGCAGGCGATCCTGCACGGCGAGATGGCACCGGCACAGCGGCTGGTGGAGAACGAACTCGCCGAGCAGTTCGGTGTGACACGGGCGAGCATCCGTGCGGCGCTCATCGACCTGGAGGCCCAGGGCCTCGTGGAGCGCATCCGCAACCGCGGCTCGCGGGTGCGGGTCGTCACGGTGGAGGAAGCGGTCGCCATCACCGAGTGCCGCATGGTCCTGGAAGGGCTGTGCGCGGCGAAGGCGGCCGTCGCGGCCGGCGACGAGCAACTGGCCGAACTCACCGAGCTGGGCACGGCGATGACCAAGGCCGTGGCCGACGGTGAACCGGTCACCTACTCCGACCTCAACCATGAACTGCACACCCGGATCCGGGAGTTCTCCGGCCAGCGCACCGCACTGGAGCTGCTGGAGCGACTCAACGCCCAACTGGTGCGCCACCGCTTCCAGTTGGCCCTCCGGCCCGGGCGTCCGCAGCAGTCCCTGAACGAGCATCTGGCGATGATCGAAGCGATCAGGGCCAGGGACCCCGAGGCGGCCGAGACGGCCGTCCGCGCCCACCTCAGCAGCGTGATCGAGGCGCTGCGCGACTGA
- a CDS encoding PIG-L deacetylase family protein, with protein sequence MTQANAPATPPRSTLVVTAHAGDFVWRAGGAVALAAARGEKVTIACLTFGERGESAKAWREGKQLAEIKAIRRDEAERAAATLGAEVRFFDAGDYPLVATAELTDRLVAVYRATQPDVVLTHPTEDPYNGDHPAANRMALEARVLAQAIGYPGEGEIIGAPPVFYFEPHQPEMSGFRPEVLLDITEVWETKRKAMECLGAQRHLWDYYTDLAVRRGVQLKRNAGPNLGLAHRTMAEAYMRPYPQIAKELA encoded by the coding sequence ATGACACAGGCCAACGCGCCCGCCACCCCACCACGATCGACCCTCGTCGTCACCGCGCACGCGGGGGACTTCGTGTGGCGGGCAGGCGGCGCCGTCGCCCTGGCCGCCGCCCGCGGGGAGAAGGTCACCATCGCCTGTCTGACCTTCGGCGAGCGCGGCGAGTCCGCCAAGGCGTGGCGCGAGGGGAAGCAGCTCGCGGAGATCAAGGCCATCCGGCGGGACGAGGCCGAGCGGGCCGCCGCCACTCTCGGCGCCGAGGTCCGCTTCTTCGACGCCGGTGACTACCCGCTGGTCGCCACCGCCGAGCTGACCGACCGACTCGTCGCCGTGTACCGCGCGACCCAGCCGGACGTCGTCCTCACCCACCCCACCGAGGACCCGTACAACGGCGACCACCCCGCCGCCAACCGGATGGCGCTGGAGGCCCGGGTGCTCGCCCAGGCCATCGGCTACCCGGGCGAGGGCGAGATCATCGGCGCCCCGCCGGTCTTCTACTTCGAGCCCCACCAGCCCGAGATGAGCGGCTTCCGGCCCGAGGTGCTGCTCGACATCACCGAGGTCTGGGAGACCAAGCGCAAGGCGATGGAGTGCCTCGGCGCCCAGCGGCACCTGTGGGACTACTACACCGACCTCGCCGTCCGCCGCGGTGTCCAGCTCAAGCGCAACGCCGGACCCAACCTGGGTCTCGCCCACAGGACCATGGCCGAGGCGTACATGCGCCCCTACCCGCAGATCGCGAAGGAGCTGGCATGA
- a CDS encoding 4-carboxy-4-hydroxy-2-oxoadipate aldolase/oxaloacetate decarboxylase has translation MSGVIVTGPPKADARDVEVLAGFGVATVSEAMGRTGLLGPGIRPVQQGVRVAGTAVTVLSWPGDNLMIHAAVEQCGAGDILVVTTTSPCTDGLFGELFATALTQRGVRGVVLNTGIRDTQELRDMGFAAWSRAVSSQGTVKATGGSVNVPIAVDGQVIRPGDVILADDDGVVVVPRERARETAARAEAREAKEAATRAAFLDGQLGLDRYGLRDTLKRLGVDYRTYEEYEGARP, from the coding sequence ATGAGCGGCGTGATCGTCACCGGCCCGCCCAAGGCGGACGCGCGGGACGTCGAGGTGCTCGCCGGGTTCGGGGTCGCCACGGTCAGTGAGGCGATGGGCCGAACCGGCTTGCTGGGACCGGGGATTCGCCCCGTCCAGCAGGGCGTACGGGTCGCGGGTACCGCCGTCACCGTGCTCAGCTGGCCCGGCGACAACCTCATGATCCACGCGGCCGTGGAGCAGTGCGGCGCCGGCGACATCCTGGTCGTCACCACCACCTCCCCGTGCACGGACGGGCTGTTCGGCGAGCTGTTCGCGACCGCGCTGACACAGCGCGGGGTGCGGGGCGTGGTCCTCAACACCGGTATCCGGGACACCCAGGAGCTGCGGGACATGGGCTTCGCCGCCTGGTCCCGGGCGGTCTCCTCGCAGGGCACCGTCAAGGCCACCGGCGGCTCGGTCAATGTGCCGATCGCCGTCGACGGCCAGGTGATCCGCCCCGGCGACGTGATCCTCGCCGACGACGACGGTGTCGTGGTCGTCCCGCGCGAACGCGCCCGCGAGACGGCGGCGAGGGCCGAGGCCCGCGAGGCCAAGGAGGCCGCCACCCGGGCCGCCTTCCTCGACGGCCAACTCGGCCTGGACCGGTACGGATTGCGGGACACGCTCAAGCGGCTCGGCGTCGACTACCGGACGTACGAGGAGTACGAGGGAGCGCGGCCGTGA